A region from the Polaribacter sp. Hel1_33_78 genome encodes:
- a CDS encoding YqgE/AlgH family protein codes for MTHLKPLKGRLLIAEPAILNDSSFNRAIILITEHTDNNSVGFILNRPLDYTLQDLLPEIESDFVIYQGGPVEQDNLYFVHQVPELIPESIKVDNGIFWGGNFESLKKLLSDGSLNKNDIRFFLGYSGWGKNQLEDELNSNSWFISENDIKNIFSKNEESLWKNKILQQGGDYKLWANAPSDINLN; via the coding sequence ATGACCCATTTAAAACCTCTTAAAGGTAGATTGTTAATTGCTGAACCCGCTATTTTAAATGACAGCTCTTTTAATAGAGCAATTATTTTAATTACAGAACACACAGACAATAATTCTGTAGGTTTTATTTTAAACAGGCCTTTAGACTATACACTCCAAGATTTATTACCAGAAATTGAAAGTGATTTTGTTATTTATCAAGGAGGTCCTGTAGAACAGGATAATTTATATTTTGTGCACCAAGTGCCTGAATTAATACCAGAAAGCATTAAAGTAGATAATGGTATATTTTGGGGCGGTAATTTTGAATCCTTAAAAAAATTACTTAGCGATGGATCTTTAAATAAAAATGATATTCGTTTTTTTCTTGGTTATTCTGGCTGGGGAAAAAATCAACTTGAAGATGAACTAAATTCAAACTCTTGGTTTATTTCAGAAAATGATATCAAAAACATCTTTTCTAAAAACGAGGAATCTCTTTGGAAAAATAAAATATTACAACAAGGAGGTGACTATAAACTTTGGGCGAATGCGCCAAGTGATATCAATCTTAACTAA
- a CDS encoding aminotransferase class IV has protein sequence MINFNGELLFEENVKLSSENRGFKYGDVVFETIKVSHKRVIFWEDHYFRLMASMRMLRMKIPMQFTLEFLEKEILKAVAVQEEASSFRVRLNVYRKDGGLYTPKTNEIDYLIDVKVNTYQTKNTYTVDVFKDFYNYSGLLSTIKTNNRMVNTLASIYAQENDLDNCVLINEKKGVVEVTNANIFVLKGNIVKTPALTEGCIKGIVRNKVIEIILKNKEYTLEETTISPFEIQKADEVFITNAIIGVQAVTNYKKKNFTIDFANKISKSLKVLEITAS, from the coding sequence ATGATTAATTTTAATGGTGAATTATTGTTTGAAGAAAATGTAAAATTATCTTCAGAGAATAGAGGATTTAAATATGGAGATGTAGTTTTTGAAACCATAAAAGTTAGTCATAAAAGAGTGATTTTTTGGGAAGATCATTATTTTAGATTAATGGCTTCTATGAGAATGTTGCGTATGAAAATTCCGATGCAATTTACTTTAGAGTTTTTAGAGAAAGAAATTTTAAAAGCTGTTGCTGTGCAGGAAGAAGCTTCATCTTTTAGAGTTCGATTAAATGTGTACAGAAAAGATGGAGGTTTGTATACACCAAAAACGAATGAAATAGATTATTTGATTGATGTTAAGGTAAATACGTATCAAACAAAAAACACGTATACGGTTGATGTTTTTAAAGATTTTTATAACTATTCAGGGCTATTGTCAACGATAAAGACTAATAATAGAATGGTAAACACCCTCGCAAGTATTTATGCTCAAGAAAATGACTTAGATAATTGTGTATTAATCAATGAGAAAAAAGGAGTTGTTGAAGTTACCAATGCTAATATTTTTGTTTTAAAAGGAAATATCGTGAAAACGCCAGCATTAACTGAGGGTTGTATAAAAGGTATTGTACGAAATAAAGTGATTGAAATTATTCTTAAAAACAAAGAATATACTTTAGAAGAAACAACTATTTCGCCATTCGAAATTCAAAAGGCAGATGAAGTATTCATTACAAATGCGATTATAGGTGTCCAGGCAGTAACGAATTATAAAAAGAAAAATTTCACAATTGATTTTGCGAATAAAATAAGTAAAAGTTTAAAAGTTTTAGAAATAACTGCTTCTTAG
- a CDS encoding START-like domain-containing protein: MEKVQFELEIPIHASPNMLYQYISSPSNLQEWFADKVNSRGKVYSFVWEGTEELAELITKKAGERVRWKWLESEGDNSFFEIKIQVDALTKDVSLIVTDFADDEDEVEESKQLWENQIEELRHTIGA; this comes from the coding sequence ATGGAAAAAGTACAATTTGAATTAGAAATCCCTATTCATGCATCTCCAAACATGTTGTATCAATATATTTCTTCACCATCTAATTTACAAGAATGGTTTGCAGACAAAGTAAATTCTAGGGGTAAAGTGTATAGTTTTGTTTGGGAAGGTACCGAAGAATTAGCAGAGTTAATTACAAAAAAAGCCGGAGAAAGAGTTCGTTGGAAATGGTTAGAAAGCGAAGGAGATAATAGTTTTTTTGAAATTAAAATTCAAGTAGATGCCCTTACTAAAGATGTTTCATTAATTGTCACCGATTTTGCAGATGATGAAGATGAAGTTGAAGAGTCAAAACAACTTTGGGAAAATCAAATAGAAGAATTAAGACATACAATTGGTGCTTAA